TTGCGGAAAAAATATCTATAATTGAAGAAATAGCACGTCAAACAAATTTACTCGCTTTGAATGCTGCGATTGAAGCTGCCCGGGCAGGAGAACATGGTAAGGGATTCGCTGTGGTTGCAGCAGAAGTGAGAAAGCTTGCTGAGCGAAGCGGTGAAGCCGCTGGTGAAATTGGAGATCTGTCTTCTACAAGTGTAAGCGTTGCTGAAACAGCCGGTGAAATGCTTAATCAGTTAGTACCGGATATCAAGCGAACTTCAGAGTTAGTTCAGGAAATTGCGGCGGGAAGTAATGAGCAACTGAGCGGATCAGAACAAATTAATAAAGCTGTTCAGCAACTTGATCAAGTTACTCAGCAGAATGCCTCAGCTTCTGAGGAAATGGCGTCTACATCAGAAGAATTATCTAGTCAGGCAGAGCAGTTACAGCAGGTAATGAGCTTCTTCAAGAGTGCCGGAAAAGTCTCAGTGCAAAGAAAATCTTTGCCGGAGCCCCGTCATACAGTCCGTAAACCCCAGGAAGTCAAAGCTATTGAAACAAAAAAAATAGTAAAACAAGACTCATCTGGGGTAGCTCTTGATATGAGTGGAGATTTTTTAGATTCAGATTTTGAAAAATTCTGATAATGACTGGATGAAGTTTCGTTTTTTTATTACTATAAGTTATGTTGAAATAAAATTAATTAATATTTTTTAAATAAAACAGGTGACAGATGAGTGAAGAAAAAAATAGTACAATGAATCAATATCTGACATTTACTTTAAATAAAGATATTTATGCTCTTGATATCTCAAGTGTCAGAGAAGTGCTGGAGTTAACGCCCATAACCAGGATTCCTAGAACTCCTAAGTTTATGAGGGGGGTTATTAATCTGCGCGGTCATGCTGTGCCTGTTGTTGATATGCGGCTTAAATTCGGTATGAGCAAGACTGAGGATACAGTAAATACTTGTATTATTATTGTTGAGGTGCTTTTTGACGGTGATAGTACCGTCATGGGAGCTCTTGCAGACTCAGTTCGGGAAGTTATTGAGCTTACTGAAGGAATGATCGAAGAGCCTCCTAGAATGGGAACTACAATTAAGACTGATTTTATTTGTGGAATGGGAAAACAGGATGATGAATTTGTTATAATCCTAGATATTAATAAGATCTTATCACTTGAAGAACTTGCTATGCTCAAGAGTGTAAATCATGATTCTTCTGCTGAGACTATTCCCGAGGTGAGCCCTGATCAAGGAGTGAGTCTTAATCTTTAAATTTGCTGTGTATATTAAAAATGAGACAAAATTATTAGTAAAGGTTTACAAAAACCCCGTCCCTCAAAAAGGGGCGGGGTTTTTATTTATCTAAAGTTTAGCATTCATGCTATTGTGACTAGTAAAACTTTTATAAACTAGTCATGTATATTGAATAATTTACTTTAAAAGATTATAAATACTTGCTATATAACATGCAGTGAAATAATGTTTTTTATAAGCATAAGCTGAATAAATTTTTATATGGTTTATAGTTTGTGTCTCAAAAATAATTACACGTAAAAATAGTGATAGTTTTGTCATGCGGCGTACTCTTTATTATATTTTATTTGCATTATCTTTAATCGCAACATTTTCAGCAGGAATATTATATAATTATAATCCTGTTGTTTCCTTTGTTTGTCTGTCTGGAGTGATAATTGTTTTAATTTTGATAATATCCGGTGTCAGGCGCGATATGGAGCGCAATGCATTAGAAAACCAAGAATTTTATTCTACCATTATAAACAATTCTGATATCGGATTGTACCGGGCAGATCTGAACGGTAAATGTGTTTATGCAAATGACTTTTTTAAGACTCTAGTTAAGGATTTGCCGAATTTATATAAAAATGGAGATCAAAGTATTGTGGTTCCTCTTTGTGAAGATTCCTTAAAGCACAATATTTTTTTTAAAAACTTGTTGGACGGTGGTAAAATTCTAGAAAGTGAGTCTTGTTTTTTAACTGATGATGGGAAAAATTTGCATCTGGCCGAGACTGCTAAGATTGTTTGTGATGTAGACGGAAAGGCTATCGGAATAGTCGGTGCTGTTAAGAACATCTCAGCTGTTAAAGTGATTGAAGAAAAATTGGAGCTTGAAAAGAGATATTTGACAGCTGTCATGGATATTCTTTCTGAAGCTGTTTTTATTGAAGATCTTGAAGGGACTTATTTGAAAGTTAGTCGTAGTTTTGCTGACTATACAGGGTTAGATACTCCAGAGCTGTGTGTCGGTAGTAATGCAAATAACTATTTTTCACCTAGGATTTCCTCAGTTATTTTAGACAATATTTCAAATGTAGCTACGACAGGTGAAGATAGTAATTTTGTGCTTCCAGTGGAAGACAGGCATGGCCGGAAAGTGGAATTTTCTGTTAAGCATTCTTTGATCCGGAATCATAAAGGTGAACCTACCGCTATTATAGGCTACGCCAGAGAATTTAAAGAAATAGAAGTGAATAGAGTGGATGATGTTTGGAAATCCTTGAATAAGTCTTTGGATGTTTCGTATTCACTAAACAACTTGTGTCATGAACTCAGAACTCCTTTTGTTGGAATAATCGGTAGTATAAAAGCTTTCGCTGAAGAAGAATTGCCTGATAGAGCCAAGTCTTATGCTGAAAAGGCATTAAAATCTGCTGAAAGATTTAAGGATGCACTGAATTATTTTTTGCATGATTTTTCTAGCGAGGACTCAAGTGATAAAGAGCTTCCGTTTTTTAATTCCAATATAGCTTTTTCAAAAATTTTGGACATGTATATTCCTGCTGTAGAACTTGAAAACCGAAGTATTGAGTTTTTTATTGAAAATAAAATTCCGAAAAATATTTCAGGAAGCAGGCGTCAGTTTTTACAGGCTATTTTTTGCTTAGTAGGAAATGGCGTTTCTATTTTGCAAGGGACTAAATTGGTTGCAGGCATTGAAGCTCTTGACTTAACTGAGCATGATGCGGAATTTAATTTTTTTGTTAGGGATTGTTCTAACAAAGGGGTTAGACCGCATCCCAGTCAACTTTCGTATGTATTTATAGAAACGGTCCGTAAACTTGGTGGAGATCTTTATTGTAATGCGGACAATGGTTTTACAATTGGATTCAAGGTTAGGGCTGGATTCAACTTAGAAAAAACAGGTGTGGCTGATAATTGTGCTGACGACGCAAAGAAATGTGTTCTGTTGGCAGAAGACGATATCAGCAGTCAGTTTATGATGCGCAAAAAGCTCGAGAAAAAAGGATGTATTGTGCGGACAGCTGCAACCGGACTAGAGGTTTTAAACTGCCTAAAAGAGAGCACATATGATCTTGTTTTAATGGATGTGCAGATGCCGGAGATGAATGGTTTTGAAGCTACAAAAACTATTCGTGCCGAGGAAGATGGAGAAGTGAAAATTCCAATTGTTGTAATGAGTGCCTATGATGCTGATATTGATACCAAGCAAATGTCTTTGCTTGGTATCAATGAATTTGTTTCTAAACCTATACGAAATGAAACATTAGAAAAAATAATCAATAAGTATTTGAGTTAAAGATTAATTAGTAAAGACACTCCTAATATAAAATTCTATCCCGTCCTCAAGCATCTGCACTGAAAGAAGAATCAGAATAAGACCCATAAGTCTTTCACATGCTCTGAGCCCTCTTTTACCCAAAAAACGGGCTAAAGTCGGTCCTATCATCATAATACCAAAGGCAACGAGCCAGGCGAGCATTACTCCTGTGAGCACCGTCATGTCAGCGTTTCCTTTTGATCCGTAAACCATTACCGCGGCTAAAAGAGACGGCCCAGCAAAAAGCGGGACAGCTATCGGAACAATGAAAGGGTCCTTTTCGAGAGTGATTTTTTGATTATCAGGCTGCGGGAAGACCATTTTCATAGAGATTATGAAAAGAATGACCCCACCTGCTAAGCGCAATGTTGACTGATGAATGTTAAGCATCTTCATTAGTCCGGCTCCCAAGTACATAAAAAGTATAATGATGCCCAGTGCGAACAGAAGCTCTCTAAATAGAATTTTTCTTTGGCGTGCTGGAGAAAATTCTTTGAGCATTGCTAGGCATGTCGGTAGATTGCCCAGCGGGTCCATTATAAGGATAAGCGGAAAAGCTATTTCAAGTACTGCGCGAATTGTTTCGTTTTGCATTGGATGATTGGTGTCCTATTTCTTTCCGCCGGCTTGACCGTAAGTTGAAAATTTTTCGATTACTTTATCCATTTCAGTATCAGGAACGATTACCGGAGTGCCTACAGATAATGCTTGAATATAAATTCTGGCTATAAGTTCGAGCTCTTCGGCAGCGTCAAATGCATTTTGTATATGTGTTCCAACTGTAATTAAGCCATGATTTGCAAGTAGGACCGCATTGTAGTTTTCAATTGTATTGGTCACATTGTCGGCGAGTTCAGGTGTACCGAATGTTGCATATGGAGCCAGTGGAACTTTTTTACCGGCAAATCCTACAAGATAGTGCACAGCAGGCAATTCCATGTTCAAGCAGGCTACAGTTGTTGCATAGACAGAATGTGTGTGTACCACAGCATTAATATCAGAACGTTTTTTGTACAAAGCTGTATGAAATCCTGCCTCACTTGATGGTTTCCTTTTTGAATCTAAAATTTTTCCATAAAGATCCATAACAGTTACATCAGCCGGGCTTGATTCTAAGTAGTTAAGTCCGCTGGCACTTATGGCAAGCAATCCTTTTTCACGATTCAAAATACTCAGGTTGCCACCTGTTCCTGTTGTCAGCCCAGCTTCAAGCATTTTGCAACCATATTTAACAACTAATTTTCTTTCTTCCTCAAGCAGCATCGTAGAAGTCCTTATAATTTATTCAAAATAATCTGTTAAATTTATTGTGAATGTAAATTTTCAATTCTTTTTAAAACAGGTGGATGACTGTATTCTAACCATACATAAAGAGGGTGCGGGGTTAGGTTAGACAGATTGCTTGCGGATAATTTTTTCAAAGCACTGATAAGTGCAGATGGTGTCTTGGTTGTTTCCGCTGCAAAGTTATCCGCTTCAAATTCGTGTTTACGGGATTTAGCATTACTGAAAACAGCGAGAACGGCAGAGATTGGAGTGTAGAGAAGTGCAAAAAATATAAGACCTGCATGTATTGAAATGTTCTGCATCCCAAAGGCTGCAAACAGTTCTTTATTGCCAAGGAATAGTGACATTAGCAAAAAGACTATGCCTGTATTGATGATGCTCATGATGATCATTTTGCGGATATGGCCCAGCTTGCTGTGGCCTATTTCGTGAGCAAGGACAGCTACGATTTCATCTGTAGAGAGTTCGCTTATCAAGGTGTCGAATAAGGCAATACGTTTCTTTTTACCGAATCCTGTGAAGTAAGCGTTGGCTTTAGTAGATCTTTTAGAACCGTCAATCATGAAAATACCTGAAATTTTAAATCCGTTTTGCTGGGCAAAATGTTCGATTTTGTCTTTGAGTTCGCCGTCTTCAAGCGGAGTAAATTTGTTGAAAAGTGGTAAAATCCATGTTGGGGCTATGTATTGAATTGCAAGCGTTACAACCACGATAAACAACCAGCACCAAGCCCAAGCAAATTGTCCAGCTGTGCTGAAAAAAAGAAGTACTCCACTGAGTAGAATACCGCCGAGAATTCCACCAAGCAGATATCCTTTCAATTTATCTATTATAAAAGTCTTTAAATCTGTTTTGTTAAATCCGAATTTTTCTTCAATCACGAATGTCTGGTAGAGCGCAAAAGGAATAGAAATAATGTCGCTTAGGATTGCAAGTCCTGCAAAAAAGATAAGTCCTGTTCCTATTTCACCAAATCCGAAATTTAAAGCCCATATATCAAGCAGGTTGAATCCTCCGCAGATGATGAACAGTAACGTCACCAATGTCATAGAGGTACTTGATATGTTTTCGAAACCTATACCGGCTCTAGTGTAATCTTGTGATTTACGGTATTTATCAGCATCAAATATGTTTTTGAATTCATCAGGTAACTTCGGAGAAAGAGCTTTACGGTTAAGTTGTCTGGAAACAAGGCCTAACAGGCAAACTGCAGTCAAAGAAAATATAATAATAAAAAAGTATATGTTCATATTTATGTTTATAAGTTTAAGGTTAATTTGCTAAATTGTGGTCACAATTGATAACAGTAGAGTTCTGGCAAGGGAGTAAAACTAACTTGTAGGCAGTGAGGCGTCAATCTTGTAATATAGATAAATGACTTCTTCTTTTTTCCATAAAAATGTCCTTTATGCCTTATGATAGTTGAGAAGCTTGACAAGTTGTTGTAGAGGCGAAACAATTATAATGTTTAAAACTGGTTGAATAAGTTAATTTACACCTTATCTAAAAGCCGTTTGCCTGCATCCGGCTTATATAATTAAAAGATTATTTAGAAAGAATTATGAGGGAGAGAGTCTGTATGAGTTCACCTAAAAGTATCAAGGAAAATATTGCTCGTGCTAAATCATATGGTCAACGTAAGGATTATTTGCGGTGCCTTTTTTCGCTGAGTATTTCTCTTGATGAACTGGCAGACAGTCAGGTTTTTGGCCGTGAAAAATTTGAAATTGGAATTCTTGTTGATGAGGTTTTTCGTCAGCTTCTTGCTATGGAAGAACTTAAAAGTGTGCTTCCCCGAGGTTTAAAATATACGCGCGGGCACGAAAAGAAATTGTCAAAGGCTCTTCGGAATATTCATGATACAATTAAGAATGCTATTGAAAAAGCTGCTATTGATAAAATTAGAAAACAGAAAAATCAGATTGATAAGTATATTTTGACGGGTCATAAATGCCTTGAAAATAAAGATGCTAAAGAAGCTAAGAAATATTTTCGCCGGATAACAGAAGCTTTTCCTGAAGAACGCGGACTTTTGCAGGATGTTGGTGGAAGATTTGTCAAAGCGGGATTTGCCCGTGATGGGATTGAATACTTGGAGCGTGCAATAGAGCAAAATCCTACAGACAGTCGTCCTTATACATTAATACTTCTTGCGTGGGAGATGCTTGCTGAACAGGATCAAGCTCTTGCTATCATAAAAGATATTGTTCGCCGTTTTGGCGCAAATGAAAGTCTGTATGTTCGCCAGTCTAAACTTTTTCTTGCAAAGAGAATGTATGCTGAAGCCTATGACGCAGCTGCATCAGCTCTAAAACTTAATCCTCTTAGTCGTGACGCTAAAAAAATTTCTGACCAGCTCGGGCCTAAGATCTTTGGAAGAGGGTACAAACCCGGAACAACTACAGGTGAGATTAAAGCCGCGAAGGCTAAGCAGTCTACTTCGTCAAATTCATCAACGAATGGGGCTCTCAATCTTAATTTTGGCGGAGGTTCTTCCGGTACCAAGAAGGCGGCGCCTAAAAAAACTGTTAAAAAGCCTGATACATCTAAAGCTATCAAACTTGATTTTTAGTTATTCTTTATGAATTTCGTAGAATCTTATCTGATCTCTAAAATCCCTTGGTGAACTTTTGTTTGTCAGGGGTTTTTAGTTTGCTTTGCCGGTATCTGTTACAGATGTAGCTCTGTTGATTGTCTGGAGAATAGCAATCCCATTTTTACATGACTGTTTTGTGGTATATCCCTTTCCGCTGTCAGCTATAATATTTCCGTTATCTGATTTCAGTACCCAGCGGTACTCTCCTTTTTTATCCAAGCATATTTCAAAATGATAATGCTCAGGATCACTTTTAATATCTGTGTCCACTAAGGTTAGACTATCCATATTTTTTCACCATATATATTAGTAAATTTTATATTGGTGATATTATATATGATAATACTTACAGTCAAGCTTGTAAAAAAAAGAACCCCCGACAAACTGATGTCTGTCGGGGGTTTGATATCGGTTTGCGAGCCGATGAATGATCTGGAGGGAGTGCTTAGTACATTCCACCCATTCCGCCCATTCCACCCATTCCACCCATTCCGCCCATTCCACCCATTCCGCCCATGCCAGCAGGCATGCCAGCATCAGCAGTTTTAACAGGCTTATCTACGATAGCGCATTCAGTGGTGAGGAGAAGTCCAGCTACGGAAGCTGCATTCTGGAGTGCAATACGGGTAACCTTTTTAGGATCGATTACACCGGCTTTAATAAGGTCTTCGTATTCGCCTATTGCAGCGTTGAATCCGATTCCGTCTTTAGCTAATTTAACTTTTTCAACTACAACGGAGCCTTCAAGGCCTGCGTTTGCAGCTATCTGACGAAGAGGTTCTTCGATAGCACGGCGGATGATGTTGATACCGGCAAGTTCATCATCATCAGAAGCAGTTGCGTTTTCAAGAGCAGCAATGCAACGGATAAGAGCAGTTCCGCCGCCAGGGACGATGCCCTCTTCAACTGCTGCGCGAGTTGCGTTAAGAGCATCTTCTACGCGAGCTTTCTTTTCTTTCATTTCAGTTTCAGTAGCTGCACCGACGTTGATCACAGCAACACCACCAACGATCTTGGCAAGACGTTCCTGGAGTTTTTCACGGTCATAATCAGAGGTGGTTCCTTCGATTTCTGAACGGATCTGGCCTACGCGAGCTTTGATGTTCTCTACATTACCTGCGCCGTCAACGATAATGGTGTTATCTTTATCAATAACAACACGTTTTGCGGAACCAAGGTCTTCAAGAGTAACACCTTCAAGCTGGAGTCCGAGGTCATCGGAAACAACTGATCCGCCTGTCAGTGTAGCAATGTCGTTTAGCATTGCTTTACGGCGATCACCAAAACCTGGAGCTTTAACAGCTACAACATTAAGTGTTCCGCGCAGTTTATTGACAACGAGAGTTGCGAGTGCTTCGCCTTCGATGTCTTCAGCAATGATTACGAGAGGTTTGCTCATTTTGGCAACCTGTTCAAGAACTGGGAGAAGTTCTTTCATGCTGGAAACTTTCTTTTCGCTGATAAGGATAAGAGGCTCATCCATTTCGCAGATCATTTTTTCAGCATTGCTTACAAAGTAAGGAGAAAGGTAACCGCGGTCGAACTGCATGCCTTCTACAACATCAAGAGTTGTGTCTAGACCTTTAGCTTCTTCAACTGTGATAACGCCTTCTTTACCGACTTTGTTCATAGCTTCTGCAATGATGTTACCGATGGTTACGTCATTGTTTGCAGAGATAGTACCAACCTGTGCGATTTCTTTTTGGTCGCGGGTAGGTTTTGCGAGAGTTTCGAGGTTGTCGATGATAGCTTCAACAGCTTTGTCGATACCGCGTTTGATTGACATTGGGTTACGCCCTGCTGCAACGAGTTTTACACCTTCGGTGAAAACAGCCTGAGCAAGGATTGTTGCGGTGGTAGTACCGTCACCAGCGATGTCAGAAGTTTTGGAAGCAACTTCCTTAACCATCTGAGCACCCATGTTTTCGAATTTGTCTTTCAGTTCGATTTCTTTAGCTACGGAAACACCGTCTTTGGTGATAACAGGAGAACCGAATGATTTATCGATTACAACGTTACGACCTTTAGGTCCGAGTGTAACTTTTACTGCATTGGCAAGTTTATCAACACCGATTTTCAGTTTTTCACGCGCTTTTGCGTCAAATAGAATCTGTTTAGCCATTTTTTATCTCCTTAGAAAAATGAATTGTAAAAGTATAAGTACTAGGCTGCGACAACTGCGAGAATGTCGTCTTCGCGCATTACTAGATGATCAACACCATCTATTGAAATTTCTGTTCCGGCATATTTAGCGAAAAGAACGATGTCACCTTCTTTTACGCCGATTGCTATTCTTGAACCGGAATCGTCAAGTTTACCTGGTCCAACTGCAACGATTTCACCTTTGAGAGGTTTTTCTTTAGCAGAGTCAGGGATAATGATTCCACCTACAGTTTTTTCTTCCACTTCAAGGCGTTTGACTAAAAGGCGGTCACCTAGTGGTTTCAGTTTCATTTTTCATCCTCCGGTAAGATATAATTTTATATTATTTTTTAATTTAGGCGCAAGCCCATAATCCGTTGCGACAAAAACAAAATGCTATATTGGATGTTTTATGGTCTAAACGGATTGAACTTAAGTAAGACATTATTGAAAACTGTCAACATCAGAGTGGCTTTTTTTTGAAAATCATTTCTCATCGGCTATCGCAAATCCTTGGAGACATATAGAACTCTGCCGACAGGTTCCCAACTTAGTGAAAGGTCTTTTAAATCAATCTCAATCTTTTTGGGCTGTGCTTCTGGATTATCAGACATGAGAAGTATTTTTCCAGGTTCTTTAGCAATTCTTTTTACAACTATTTCCTGATCAATACGGACAACATAAATACGTCCTTCGTAGAGATCTTTTTGCGATTCATCGACTAAAATATGATCACCGTCCTCAATTCGCGGGGCCATGGATTCACCTGTTACGGCCATTAATTTCATACAGTCAGGGTTTCCCTTTTTAGTAAGCCAGTCAAGCCTGAAAGCGTATGTGTCTTCGACTGTGTCATCGGTCTGCAAACTTCCTCCACCACCGCTAGGGCGTGCAAGAACCTTGGGAACATGGTGAAAGCTATCCATGTCAGCACCAGTCGACGGAAATATTATCTTTGCGCCAATTTTATCCAGTACTTTTGCGATAACTTGGATATGTTTTCCTCTTTCGTGTTTGAGGTAACGGATAATCTGATTTGGAGCTACTCCGCAGGCTTTAGCCATCTGAGTTGGGTTTGCATACGGTTTGCCCGGACCTATCATATTCTTCATACCCTCAACAAGATCAAAATAAAAACTCATATCCCCTCCTTATCTGGATAGTTTATGCTTTTTTTAAAAAAATGTCCTCTTTTATGTTTTAGAATAGTTTAATTTGGTTTTTTTTGGATTAAAATTTACTATTTGGTAAATTTTATTTACAAAATGGCTTGCTAAAAAGAATTATTGTTAATATAAATTTTTTCGGTGGATATGTGGGGATGATTTCATAGTTTAATTTGGGTACTTATTTTTAGGAGAGGATTTATGATTTTTGGGTCCGTTTCACGTTGTTTAGATTTTCCGGATTTGAATAATAAAAGAGTTATGACAGCTGAAGGGCTTATAAAAGTTCTGGGTCATGAAGGGGCCGAGAGAGTAATCTACTTTTGGGGAGGGATGAGGGTCTCGGTTCCTAATATAGAGGAGTTGCAAAAGATTAGACTCCGTGAACGGGTTAAACAGGCTTTTGACCAGGGAGCGACTCCTTCACAGATTGCTGAACGATTTGGTGTTTCTGTCAGAACTGCACAAAGAATGCGAAATCCTTCAGCATGTGTTGAGAATGGTTCGAAAATGATATAATACAGTTAGAGGTGTAATAGATTTGTTTAAAAGTTGAGCTTAATTGCGCAAAATATTTGCTTGTCAGTTTTGGAATAGTTTGAATTGGTTGCAGTCTAGTAATGCAACCAATTCTATAGAGAGATTAATTTATGAATAATAAAAAAGACAGTAAGCTGTTAAAAAAATGTATAAAAAAATATATAGTAGCAGCAGTTGTTATTTTGACTGTCGCCGGCTGGGCTATTTATAATTATACAGAGCAATACTTGGTTCATGTTTCAAAGCATGAATCTGAGCTTACAATAAATAGTTGCAAGCAGTTAAACTCATGGCTTGAACTTGGAGTTCAGGATGTAAGTATTCTCAGCAATTTGTTGGAAGATATTTTGAATGAGGATGCACCATTGGCTTTAAAAATTAATGAAGTTGCAGAGATATTCACTATTTTTGGAAAGGAAAGAGATATTTGTCTTCAGATGCGTTTTTTTTCAAAAGATGGGATAGAGTTGGTTCGCGTTAATTTTAAAAATAAAGTTTCTGATCGTGTTTATGGCGATTTTTCGCAAAGTAAGGGTGACCGGGAATATATTCAGAATGTTTTAAGTTTGAAAAATGGAGTGTATATTTCAAGCTTAGATTTGAATATAGAGCATAGCAAAGCAGCTCTTCCGCATGTCCCGGTATTCAAGTTTTTGAAGAAAATAGACGGTCAGAATGCAACAGAACTGGGGATGGTTGAAATAAGTTATTCAGGGCGTTTTTTTGTCGATTTGTTGAAATTTTATGCAAAGAAATCTCTAGGGGAGTTTTTTCTGCTCAATAATTCAGGTCAGTGGGTCATTGGATTTGATGATATGTATAATGTAAAATTCATTACGTTAGAACAATTTCTATTGCTCTCAAAACCATTTACTGCAGAACTGGATAACCGTTCACTATCTCCAACTGATCAATTCTTAAGTTCTAACGGGTTGTATACTTATGGATTAGTATATCAAAAATCTTCCTCATTCCTAAATTTTTCAAGTGTAAGTGAGAATGAAAAGTGGAGAATTGTTTCTTTTGTTTCACCTGAAAAGTTGGTTGTTCCTCGAATTCGGATTGCTATATTTTTGTTTGCGATTTTTATTCTATGGTGTGGATTTCTGCTTTGGCGTAAATCTATTGCCCGTATTGAAAAAGAACATATTAACAACGCCTTGCAGGAAAGTGAAAAAAGATTTTTGGATATTACTGATGCTGCAGGTGAATTCATATGGGAAACTGGGCCTGGGGGGAGTTTTATTTTTGTAACCGGGCGGGCAGAAGATATACTGGGGTATAGTGCGGAAGAATTGGTCGGAAGATCCCCATTCGATTTTGTTGATGAAGAGTCTTCGTGGGAAGTTAGAAAAGAATTTCTTGATGCTGCTCAGGAACGAAGACCATTTAATTCTCTTGTTTCCACATTTGTTAACCGTGATGGTCATAAGTTGTGGTTAGAATTTAACGGTGTTCCTGTTCTGGACAGTGAAGGTAACGTAACCGGTTTTCGCGGAGCGACTTCTGATATAACGGCACAGCGTAAAACTTTACAAGAGTTGCAAGACAGAGAGGATATGCTTCACAGCATAAGTGATTCAGTTCAGGATGCCCTTATACTGTTGGATGACAAAGGTCTTGTTCACTTTTGGAACCCCGCTGCGGAAAAGATTTTTGGTTTTTCATCTGAGGAAATGATCGGCAAGAATTTGCGTTCCTGCGTCTGGGCTGAAGATAATCTTGATAATTCGGATGCTCCATCTACGCAGGATGGGAGTGAGAATAATCTTTTCGCATCTTATGGTTCTTTTACTGTTAATGTTCGTAGAAAAGATGGAAATGTTTTTCCGGCCGAAGTCCTTTTATCACCCTTACGAAGGGAAGCTGGCTGGTGGGTTGTAGGGACAATCAGGGATGTTACTGAACGCAAAGAAGCTGAGGATTCACTGCGTAAGTTGGCTACAACGGATCCTTTGACC
This sequence is a window from Desulfovibrio sp. UCD-KL4C. Protein-coding genes within it:
- the groL gene encoding chaperonin GroEL (60 kDa chaperone family; promotes refolding of misfolded polypeptides especially under stressful conditions; forms two stacked rings of heptamers to form a barrel-shaped 14mer; ends can be capped by GroES; misfolded proteins enter the barrel where they are refolded when GroES binds), whose translation is MAKQILFDAKAREKLKIGVDKLANAVKVTLGPKGRNVVIDKSFGSPVITKDGVSVAKEIELKDKFENMGAQMVKEVASKTSDIAGDGTTTATILAQAVFTEGVKLVAAGRNPMSIKRGIDKAVEAIIDNLETLAKPTRDQKEIAQVGTISANNDVTIGNIIAEAMNKVGKEGVITVEEAKGLDTTLDVVEGMQFDRGYLSPYFVSNAEKMICEMDEPLILISEKKVSSMKELLPVLEQVAKMSKPLVIIAEDIEGEALATLVVNKLRGTLNVVAVKAPGFGDRRKAMLNDIATLTGGSVVSDDLGLQLEGVTLEDLGSAKRVVIDKDNTIIVDGAGNVENIKARVGQIRSEIEGTTSDYDREKLQERLAKIVGGVAVINVGAATETEMKEKKARVEDALNATRAAVEEGIVPGGGTALIRCIAALENATASDDDELAGINIIRRAIEEPLRQIAANAGLEGSVVVEKVKLAKDGIGFNAAIGEYEDLIKAGVIDPKKVTRIALQNAASVAGLLLTTECAIVDKPVKTADAGMPAGMGGMGGMGGMGGMGGMGGMGGMY
- the groES gene encoding co-chaperone GroES, with translation MKLKPLGDRLLVKRLEVEEKTVGGIIIPDSAKEKPLKGEIVAVGPGKLDDSGSRIAIGVKEGDIVLFAKYAGTEISIDGVDHLVMREDDILAVVAA
- a CDS encoding S24 family peptidase; protein product: MSFYFDLVEGMKNMIGPGKPYANPTQMAKACGVAPNQIIRYLKHERGKHIQVIAKVLDKIGAKIIFPSTGADMDSFHHVPKVLARPSGGGGSLQTDDTVEDTYAFRLDWLTKKGNPDCMKLMAVTGESMAPRIEDGDHILVDESQKDLYEGRIYVVRIDQEIVVKRIAKEPGKILLMSDNPEAQPKKIEIDLKDLSLSWEPVGRVLYVSKDLR
- a CDS encoding helix-turn-helix domain-containing protein → MIFGSVSRCLDFPDLNNKRVMTAEGLIKVLGHEGAERVIYFWGGMRVSVPNIEELQKIRLRERVKQAFDQGATPSQIAERFGVSVRTAQRMRNPSACVENGSKMI
- a CDS encoding diguanylate cyclase, whose protein sequence is MNNKKDSKLLKKCIKKYIVAAVVILTVAGWAIYNYTEQYLVHVSKHESELTINSCKQLNSWLELGVQDVSILSNLLEDILNEDAPLALKINEVAEIFTIFGKERDICLQMRFFSKDGIELVRVNFKNKVSDRVYGDFSQSKGDREYIQNVLSLKNGVYISSLDLNIEHSKAALPHVPVFKFLKKIDGQNATELGMVEISYSGRFFVDLLKFYAKKSLGEFFLLNNSGQWVIGFDDMYNVKFITLEQFLLLSKPFTAELDNRSLSPTDQFLSSNGLYTYGLVYQKSSSFLNFSSVSENEKWRIVSFVSPEKLVVPRIRIAIFLFAIFILWCGFLLWRKSIARIEKEHINNALQESEKRFLDITDAAGEFIWETGPGGSFIFVTGRAEDILGYSAEELVGRSPFDFVDEESSWEVRKEFLDAAQERRPFNSLVSTFVNRDGHKLWLEFNGVPVLDSEGNVTGFRGATSDITAQRKTLQELQDREDMLHSISDSVQDALILLDDKGLVHFWNPAAEKIFGFSSEEMIGKNLRSCVWAEDNLDNSDAPSTQDGSENNLFASYGSFTVNVRRKDGNVFPAEVLLSPLRREAGWWVVGTIRDVTERKEAEDSLRKLATTDPLTGLSNRRFFMEKAEEEVEKAKRYNRSLSLLMLDIDFFKKVNDTYGHDAGDDVLKSLSVAVLEVLRNVDVFGRIGGEEFSILMPDTDIDGAVLAAERIRHKVEKANMQTRSGILTITVSIGAATINKRITTLELLLKAADLGLYAAKDAGRNQVKVRISSEGTS